One window from the genome of Magnolia sinica isolate HGM2019 chromosome 4, MsV1, whole genome shotgun sequence encodes:
- the LOC131242046 gene encoding pentatricopeptide repeat-containing protein At5g15280, mitochondrial, whose translation MKWQWMREGHLLHRRNPSNLHLQNPYASISSPRDERSQTQLDFISNCCSGIGLSVISRCSSLWEKKVEISAQASLQHLLKKLLHLSPGTIRRFWRVSALKPEDVLVILLDCPFDHGNSKKVGLLWELFNWAADQRREFTHLPQSCKIMVSMLTRAGLLTEADHLLRTMEDRGVLSGCPESYCEIIEKYVKAYELEISMGLYKRAMDRGLVLSKSCYQALLDLSIRMNKTQLASRLYTDMTVAGYGSSSGMPAFEFVIGILCKDQKIQEARNLLKQVMGFGIEPSCAVLNKIADGYCEKMDYDDLLNFLIEWKYAPDAHCCNKIISSQCRNLGAEYACLFLNKLEALGFVPDDVTFGILISWSCREGKLKDAFIYLSELLGRRLEPNIHAYNALISAMFKEGLGKHAKDVFYDMVGRGISADLSTFRVLLAGYCKDRKFDEVKLVMGEMVRCGHVSLSPLEGVLSKAFMVLGIDPLRVKVKRDNDVGHPRAEFFDTLGNGLYLETDIEEFERTMTAILYDALSPNLDHVVVKACHDGDIEMAMRTKNEMVQWGQKLSLSAYTKLLKRLCASHVHIDVAVDVLEETMEWCNQLDQATLNLLIQAISKKEMIYKAKLILAGMLQRDLPVESGTYMALIMGFCKEGNMNELQECWELAKKHEWLPGPKECRPLVSCLCKRGMLKRVLELFETMVESFPYLISNICDVFLKELCVAGFTSIGHTLVEEVLERRLPLDHAAYYHLIRGFCKEKKFSEALGILDIILEKNMAPCVNEYKLLIPQLCRSNRLDKAMSLKEVMLSEQSAGSTFFYNGQMNGLCKTGKVSEVALELQKMMVKGVCLDNDTFNIMLCGYCQENNFRSVWELLGVLLRKNASITIYGYRDLVRMMCMQGRVHNALSLKDVILREDEYPYLVIYNIMIFYLFQMGRSLLVTELLGEMHKRGLILDQVTYNFLTCGYFKCKDVPKSVEMLKNMIGKNLRPSSRSFRIVIGHLCGHGGLEKALQLSRMMELRGWVHGSVVQTMLVVGLLSYGRLQEAELFLSRMEAKGLIPDNVDYNVLIKRFCGYGRLNKAVDLLNVMLMKGSLPSEISYNAVVHGFCICKAFDQALVFHTEMLHNNLVPSVGSCEALVHGLCADGKAGEAERLLDIMHLSGQTPTRDMYRSVINRYCSDNNIRKASELLHQMQQNGHVPDFRTHWSLISNLSNAGDKDNGNGKGFLSQLLSQSGFPSKHPKVKGGKPTL comes from the exons ATGAAATGGCAATGGATGCGAGAAGGCCATCTTCTCCACCGCAGAAACCCATCCAATCTCCATCTCCAG aaTCCTTACGCATCCATTTCATCACCTCGAGATGAAAGAAGCCAAACCCAACTGGATTTCATTTCGAATTGCTGCTCTGGCATCGGGCTTTCGGTTATTTCGAGGTGTTCTTCCTTATGGGAAAAGAAAGTTGAAATCTCTGCACAAGCTTCCCTGCAACATCTTCTCAAGAAGCTCCTCCATTTGTCGCCAGGGACAATACGTCGTTTCTGGCGGGTTTCAGCACTCAAACCTGAGGATGTCCTCGTAATTTTACTGGATTGTCCATTCGATCATGGTAACTCCAAAAAGGTGGGACTTTTATGGGAATTGTTCAATTGGGCTGCTGACCAAAGGAGGGAGTTTACACACCTCCCTCAGTCATGCAAAATCATGGTTTCTATGCTTACACGAGCAGGATTGCTTACAGAAGCTGACCACTTGCTTCGGACAATGGAAGATCGGGGGGTTTTGTCAGGTTGTCCTGAATCTTATTGTGAGATTATTGAAAAGTATGTCAAGGCCTATGAGTTAGAAATTTCAATGGGATTGTACAAACGGGCGATGGATCGAGGTCTAGTCCTGTCCAAATCATGTTACCAAGCTCTCCTTGATCTTTCGATCAGAATGAACAAAACCCAATTAGCATCAAGACTCTATACAGATATGACAGTGGCTGGATATGGATCAAGTTCAGGAATGCCTGCTTTTGAGTTTGTTATTGGAATCCTGTGCAAGGATCAAAAGATTCAAGAAGCCAGAAATCTTCTTAAGCAAGTGATGGGCTTTGGTATTGAGCCTAGCTGTGCTGTTCTTAACAAGATCGCTGATGGATATTGTGAGAAAATGGATTATGACGATCTGTTGAATTTCTTAATTGAATGGAAATATGCACCCGATGCTCATTGCTGCAATAAgataatatcttctcaatgtaggAATTTGGGTGCAGAGTATGCATGTTTATTTCTAAATAAATTGGAGGCTTTAGGCTTTGTGCCAGATGATGTAACCTTTGGAATCCTTATAAGTTGGAGTTGCAGAGAAGGGAAGCTGAAAGATGCCTTTATTTATCTGTCTGAACTTCTGGGTAGACGCCTAGAACCCAACATTCATGCTTATAATGCTCTTATCAGTGCAATGTTTAAGGAGGGCTTGGGAAAACATGCAAAAgatgttttctatgatatggttGGGAGAGGGATATCAGCTGATCTGTCGACGTTTAGAGTTCTGTTAGCAGGCTACTGTAAAGATAGAAAATTTGACGAAGTGAAGCTGGTCATGGGAGAGATGGTGAGATGTGGTCATGTCTCATTATCTCCTTTGGAGGGTGTGCTTTCCAAGGCCTTTATGGTCTTGGGCATCGACCCTTTGCGAGTGAAGGTGAAGAGGGATAATGATGTGGGGCATCCAAGGGCAGAGTTTTTCGATACCCTTGGCAATGGGCTCTATTTAGAAACGGATATCGAAGAGTTTGAGAGGACCATGACAGCGATTCTGTATGATGCCTTGAGTCCCAACTTAGATCATGTTGTAGTTAAGGCATGCCACGATGGGGATATAGAAATGGCTATGAGGACAAAAAACGAAATGGTTCAGTGGGGTCAGAAGCTCTCCTTGTCTGCCTACACCAAATTATTGAAAAGGCTCTGTGCATCacatgttcacattgatgtagcTGTTGATGTTTTAGAGGAAACAATGGAATGGTGCAATCAGCTGGACCAAGCAACTCTGAATTTGCTCATCCAAGCTATCAGCAAGAAGGAAATGATCTACAAGGCAAAGCTGATTCTGGCCGGGATGCTCCAAAGGGATCTGCCTGTTGAGAGCGGGACTTATATGGCTCTCATCATGGGCTTTTGCAAGGAAGGGAACATGAATGAACTTCAGGAATGCTGGGAGCTAGCAAAAAAGCATGAGTGGTTACCTGGGCCCAAGGAATGCAGGCCTCTTGTCAGCTGTCTATGCAAAAGAGGAATGCTTAAGAGAGTATTAGAGCTTTTTGAAACGATGGTGGAGAGCTTCCCTTACTTGATTTCTAATATCTGTGATGTATTTCTCAAAGAGCTTTGTGTTGCGGGCTTTACAAGCATTGGACATACTTTGGTGGAAGAGGTTCTTGAGAGGCGTCTGCCCTTGGATCATGCAGCTTATTACCATCTTATAAGAGGGTTCTGCAAGGAAAAGAAGTTTTCCGAGGCCCTTGGAATACTTGATATTATACTAGAGAAGAACATGGCCCCATGTGTAAATGAATATAAGCTATTAATCCCTCAGTTATGTAGGTCGAACAGATTGGACAAAGCCATGTCTTTAAAGGAGGTCATGTTGAGTGAGCAATCGGCAGGTTCTACTTTTTTCTATAATGGTCAAATGAATGGATTGTGTAAGACAGGGAAGGTCAGTGAGGTGGCTCTTGAACTCCAGAAGATGATGGTGAAGGGGGTCTGCTTAGACAATGACACCTTTAACATTATGCTTTGCGGGTATTGTCAAGAAAACAACTTTCGCAGTGTGTGGGAGTTACTAGGTGTCTTGTTAAGAAAGAATGCCAGCATCACCATCTATGGTTACCGGGACCTGGTGCGCATGATGTGCATGCAAGGTAGGGTGCATAACGCTTTGAGCCTAAAAGATGTTATACTGAGAGAAGATGAATACCCATACCTTGTCATATATAACATTATGATATTTTATCTTTTTCAAATGGGTAGGAGCTTGCTTGTGACAGAACTTTTAGGTGAAATGCACAAGAGGGGCTTGATTCTTGATCAAGTTACTTATAATTTCCTCACATGTGGCTATTTTAAGTGCAAAGATGTGCCTAAATCAGTGGAGATGCTGAAAAATATGATTGGTAAGAATCTGAGACCGAGCAGTCGTAGCTTCAGAATTGTGATTGGTCATCTCTGTGGTCATGGCGGACTTGAGAAAGCATTGCAGTTGAGTAGAATGATGGAACTTAGAGGCTGGGTGCATGGTTCAGTTGTTCAAACCATGCTTGTTGTAGGTCTTCTTTCATATGGAAGGCTTCAGGAAGCAGAACTCTTTTTGAGCCGAATGGAAGCAAAAGGCTTGATTCCTGATAACGTTGACTACAATGTTCTGATTAAACGGTTTTGTGGGTATGGCAGACTGAACAAGGCAGTCGATCTACTGAATGTGATGTTAATGAAAGGAAGCCTCCCAAGTGAAATCAGTTACAACGCGGTGGTACATGGGTTCTGTATCTGCAAAGCATTTGATCAAGCTCTTGTATTCCATACAGAAATGTTGCACAACAACCTTGTACCGAGCGTTGGGTCATGCGAAGCACTTGTCCATGGGCTTTGTGCTGATGGAAAAGCTGGCGAAGCAGAAAGGCTTTTGGACATCATGCACCTATCAGGTCAGACTCCAACGAGGGACATGTATCGGTCAGTGATCAACAGGTACTGCTCGGATAACAATATACGCAAGGCATCAGAACTTTTGCATCAAATGCAGCAAAATGGGCACGTGCCTGATTTCAGGACTCACTGGTCACTCATAAGCAATTTAAGCAATGCTGGCGACAAGGACAATGGTAACGGAAAGGGTTTTCTGTCTCAGCTTCTTTCTCAAAGCGGTTTTCCTTCAAAACACCCAAAGGTCAAAGGTGGTAAGCCAACACTTTAa